In the genome of Sulfurimonas autotrophica DSM 16294, the window CAAACCGTTCGGGTGTTGCACTTCGTCCGGGTGATGGTGTTATTCACTCATGGTTAAATAGAATGGTTCTTCCTGATACTGTTGGTACCGGAGCAGACAGCCATACACGTTTCCCTATTGGTATATCATTTCCTGGTGGTTCTGGAATCGTTGCGTTTGCAGCAGTAACTGGTTCTATGCCTCTTACGATGCCTGAGTCTGTTTTAGTGAAATTTAAAGGTGAAATGCAGCCGGGTATCACTCTGCGTGACCTTGTAAATGCCATTCCCCATCAAGCAATTAAAGAGGGCCTTTTAACAGTTGAGAAAAAAGGTAAGAAAAATATTTTTGCCGGACGTATTTTAGAGATTCAAGGTCTGCCTGATCTTAAAGCTGAGCAGGCATTTGAACTCTCTGATGCTTCAGCTGAACGTTCTGCTGCTGCATGTACTGTACAGTTAAACAAAGAACCTGTAATTGAATACCTAAAATCAAACATTGTATTACTTGATCAGATGATTGAAGCAGGGTATGAAGATCACAGAACACTTCGTCGTCGTATTACAAAAATGGAAGAGTGGTTAGAAAAACCAGAGCTTATGGAAGCGGACAATGATGCAGAATATGCTGCAGTACTTGAGATTGATTTAGATCAAATTACAGAGCCTATTTTAGCATGTCCTAATGATCCGGATGATGTTGCAACACTTTCTGAAATCTTAGCAGATGGCAAACGTCCGCATAATATTGATGAAGTATTTGTCGGTTCATGTATGACAAATATCGGTCACTACCGTGCATTGGGTGAAGTACTAAAAGGTGAAGGTCCTGTTCCTACTCGTTTATGGGTTTGTCCTCCGACAAAAATGGATGAAAAACAACTTGTAGAAGATGGTTATTATGCACTCTTTGGTGCAGCGGGTGCGCGTACTGAAATCCCTGGATGTTCATTATGTATGGGAAATCAAGCACGTGTTGCTGACAACGCTACTGTATTTTCAACATCTACTCGTAACTTTGACAACCGTTTAGGTAAAGGTGCACAGGTTTATCTTGGGTCTGCAGAGCTTGCAGCCGTATGTTCACTTCTTGGAAAAATTCCAACAAAAGAAGAATATTTGGCATTAACGAAAAAAATCGAAGGTAAAGAGGATGATATCTATAAATATCTTAACTTCAACCTTATCAAAGATTATAAGCTTAACTAGCTGTATGCAGAAATGAACTAAATTCACAGTGCAATAAACGGACTTTGTCCGTTTATTACTCTGTTACAATATCATATTCATCCGGAATATGAGGTATATATTTTTCTTTCGATATTTTTTTATTTTCTTCTTGATTTTTAAACATTATTTTTATGTCATTATCCAACTCATCTTTATAGGAAATAGATTTTATTTTAGAGTCTTCTATTTTTATTATGTATTCTTTATTTTTAAATTTTGCCAAATATTTGTTTTTATCAATCTTTTTTGCATTATGAATAATTTTAAAGAGATCAAAATTTTCATTGAGATGTTTAATGATAACCTGTTCTAAATCTGGCTCAATTACAATAATTTTATTTGGCAGAATATAAACACTCTTTTGAATCGGTTTATGGTACTGCCATAATGCATATCGTGGCTTTGAGGCTGTTATATGTCCGCTGTATGTAATTTTGACACCTTTATCATCTGTGATATTTTGTAAAAAATCAGCTTCAAAACTATTTATATTATTTAGGGTTGCATAGGCTGATGTTGCCAATAATGCAGCTAAAATTACTCTTTTCATTTGTATCCTTTGTTTAGAAATTATAGCAAATTATTCATTTATACTATTTATTAGATTTAATGTGATAAAATAAGAACAATTTCAGCGATTACTATATAGTAATACCAATCCCAGCTAAAAGGATGAATGTAAAATAAAAGATAAGTTATTAGCTGCAAGGCAGAGAATTGCAGGAGCTACTAGTAGCTTCAAAGTTCTCTAACGCAGTCAGATGATGACTTATCTTTTACCCAAAGGGCAGATATATTGCACCAGATTACTTCGTTGAAAGTTCTTGAAGCTACTAGTAGCTTCTGCAAACTTTCGCCTTGTACTCCAGTACAATATATCTGTTTTACGTTCATCCTTTTAGCTGGGATTGGTATAAATTATATAGTAACAATAATAAGGTTGCAAATGCTACAAGCATTCATGGGTAAGGTATTTGGTACTGCAAATGACCGAGAATTAAAAAAATATACTAAAAAAGTTCAAAAGATTAATGATCTTGAAAGTAAATATGAAGTTTTAAGTGACGATGAACTTAAAGAAGCTTTTAACAACTTGAGAGAAAGTATAATAAGCGGTGAAAAGAGTTTAGATGATGTTATGTACGACTCTTTTGCCATAACAAGAGAGGCCTCAAAGCGTGTATTAAATATGCGTCATTTTGATGTACAGCTCATAGGCGGTATGGTTTTACATGAGGGTAGAATTGCCGAAATGAAAACCGGTGAGGGAAAAACCTTAGTGGCTACACTTGCAATTACTCTTAATGCAATGACAGGCAAGGGTGTTCATTTGGTAACAGTCAATGATTATCTGGCCTCCCGCGATGCAAAAGAGATGGGCGTACTCTATAACTTTCTTGGTTATAGTGTAGGAACGATCTTAGAGGATATGCACGACCCTGTTGAGAAAAAAGCTGCTTATGATGCAGATATAACTTATGGTACAAATAATGAATTCGGTTTTGACTATTTACGCGATAATATGAGCTACTCAAAAGATCAAATGGTACAGCGTGGACATAATTTTGTTATCGTAGATGAAGTGGATTCTATTTTAATTGATGAAGCCAGAACACCTTTGATTATTTCAGGTCCAACAAACAGAAATATGCAGGATTACGTTCGTGCAAACCAAATTGCACTGCAGTTAAACAAAGATAAGCA includes:
- the lolA gene encoding LolA-like outer membrane lipoprotein chaperone; translated protein: MKRVILAALLATSAYATLNNINSFEADFLQNITDDKGVKITYSGHITASKPRYALWQYHKPIQKSVYILPNKIIVIEPDLEQVIIKHLNENFDLFKIIHNAKKIDKNKYLAKFKNKEYIIKIEDSKIKSISYKDELDNDIKIMFKNQEENKKISKEKYIPHIPDEYDIVTE